The following are from one region of the Salminus brasiliensis chromosome 14, fSalBra1.hap2, whole genome shotgun sequence genome:
- the olfml3a gene encoding olfactomedin-like protein 3B: MKAGFLFSLLLSILAHLSEAQYHYQGLMNYLESRMLAMEERIALWHEQNNRYSADLKKFKQQASDLLEKLGKDHSKLRLDLEGAGVRVDRVEREMDYIETKNPPKPCIKAADKMVEQKAVVKEKKKKEEFFELSVCMDIVSSIRAMKILKRVGSPKGMWTKDARTAKVYIFNGTSEDTLYEFNSVKELSASSGMSKGRQIILPSAWNGTGHAVYDGFLYYVSERSELQVVKFDLKNGSMTDSAVLPVEAQTPVYSLNPDTLVDLIADEEGLWALYPAGNTINLAKMDSDTLDIEQMWDTSCPTNNAEAAFIVCGTVYVVYNTRPSSRSRVQCVFDVADMVTSEEAPLLYFPRRYGAHSSLKYNPMERQVYAWDDGYQILYRLALKKKLWAIAPLPEE, encoded by the exons ATGAAAGCAGgcttcctcttttctctccttctcagcaTTCTGGCTCATCTCTCGGAAGCCCAGTACCACTACCAGGGCCTGATGAACTACCTAGAAAGCCGGATGCTTGCCATGGAG GAACGCATTGCCTTATGGCATGAGCAGAACAACCGCTACAGTGCAGACTTGAAGAAGTTTAAGCAGCAGGCATCGGACCTGCTGGAGAAACTGGGCAAAGACCATTCCAAACTGCGGCTCGACCTGGAGGGGGCTGGAGTGAGGGTGGACCGTGTTGAGCGAGAGATGGACTACATTGAGACCAAGAACCCCCCCAAACCGTGCATTAAAGCAGCGGACAAAATGGTGGAGCAGAAGGCGGTGGtcaaagagaagaagaagaaggaagagtTCTTTGAGCTGTCCG TTTGCATGGACATTGTATCAAGCATCCGAGCCATGAAGATCCTAAAGAGGGTGGGCAGCCCCAAAGGAATGTGGACCAAGGACGCCAGGACAGCCAAGGTCTACATCTTCAACGGAACTTCGGAGGACACCCTCTATGAGTTCAACTCTGTGAAAGAACTGTCGGCATCGTCAGGTATGTCTAAGGGCAGGCAGATCATCCTCCCATCTGCGTGGAACGGTACAGGCCATGCTGTCTACGATGGCTTCCTATACTACGTGAGTGAGAGATCGGAATTGCAGGTGGTCAAGTTTGATCTGAAGAACGGCTCGATGACAGACAGTGCTGTCCTTCCCGTGGAGGCCCAAACCCCAGTCTACAGCCTCAACCCTGATACCCTGGTAGATCTGATAGCGGACGAGGAGGGACTATGGGCCTTGTACCCTGCTGGCAACACCATCAACCTGGCCAAGATGGACTCTGACACTCTGGACATTGAGCAGATGTGGGACACGTCGTGCCCCACGAACAATGCGGAAGCTGCCTTCATAGTGTGCGGCACTGTGTATGTGGTCTACAACACCAGGCCCTCCAGTCGTTCCAGGGTACAGTGCGTATTTGATGTGGCCGACATGGTGACCAGTGAAGAAGCACCGCTCCTGTACTTTCCCAGGCGCTATGGCGCACACTCCAGCCTCAAGTACAACCCTATGGAGAGGCAGGTGTACGCTTGGGATGATGGATACCAGATCCTCTACAGGCTGGCCCTGAAGAAGAAGCTGTGGGCGATAGCTCCCCTGCCAGAGGAATAA